The following proteins are encoded in a genomic region of Sorangiineae bacterium MSr12523:
- a CDS encoding HAMP domain-containing histidine kinase — MRRRRRPPSREAIQRWHRHWHKFDPRYFGLRHPFHRVKFQFLLQRRIFLWFGLTILASGLFVGVSTRFFTSGQGWSADVDHARTFLARRYAEVWNDADQRSRLARATAHDLNMNLVVRDSSGHVLQSIGAQCKKAFDVPIVSDDGEALGKVTLCVEHHAFGKSVLIPLCVGLLVVWAASGLIARRVARPIYQVALVADDIGRGHFSSRTRLPLHDRGEMGLLAEVLNDMTVRIEKQLADQRALLATVSHEIRTPLARMRLLIELGRSAAEQSTETDGQGCPALDELDREVVAIDALVSDLLAASRIDFAATKPVTMDATEVAKEAIERASVAPEKLVVDVPHLEFRGDPTLVARAVHNLLENAERHAGGVAMFHVHRDGNFVAFDVEDDGPGFAPGEASQAFEPFYKNPRNQAASARSSGLGLALVKRIAEAHGGRAFAENRAQGGARVGVRFKLVGQ; from the coding sequence GTGAGACGGCGAAGGCGCCCGCCGAGCCGCGAGGCCATCCAGCGCTGGCACCGGCACTGGCACAAGTTCGATCCGCGCTACTTCGGCCTGCGGCATCCCTTTCATCGCGTCAAGTTCCAGTTCTTACTTCAGCGGCGCATCTTTCTCTGGTTCGGGCTCACCATCCTGGCCAGCGGCCTGTTCGTCGGCGTTTCCACGCGCTTCTTCACCAGCGGCCAGGGTTGGTCCGCCGACGTGGATCACGCGCGCACCTTCCTCGCGCGCCGCTACGCCGAGGTGTGGAACGATGCCGACCAGCGCTCGCGCCTGGCGCGCGCCACCGCGCACGATCTGAACATGAACCTGGTGGTGCGCGACTCTTCGGGCCACGTGCTGCAGTCCATCGGCGCGCAGTGCAAGAAGGCCTTCGACGTCCCCATCGTCAGCGACGACGGGGAAGCGCTGGGCAAGGTCACCCTTTGCGTGGAGCACCACGCCTTCGGCAAATCGGTCCTCATTCCGTTGTGCGTCGGGCTTCTCGTGGTGTGGGCCGCATCCGGTCTCATCGCCCGCCGCGTGGCGCGGCCGATCTACCAAGTCGCGCTCGTGGCCGACGACATCGGCCGAGGACACTTCTCGAGCCGCACGCGTCTGCCGCTGCACGATCGCGGCGAGATGGGCCTGCTGGCCGAGGTGCTCAACGACATGACGGTGCGCATCGAGAAGCAACTCGCCGATCAGCGCGCCTTGCTCGCCACCGTATCGCACGAAATCCGTACACCGCTTGCACGCATGCGCCTGCTCATCGAGCTGGGTCGCAGCGCTGCCGAGCAATCCACCGAGACGGATGGGCAGGGATGCCCGGCGCTCGACGAGCTCGATCGCGAGGTCGTGGCCATCGATGCCTTGGTGAGCGATCTCCTTGCGGCCTCACGCATTGACTTCGCGGCGACGAAACCCGTGACGATGGACGCCACCGAAGTGGCAAAAGAAGCCATCGAACGCGCGAGCGTCGCGCCCGAGAAGCTCGTCGTCGATGTGCCGCACCTCGAATTCCGGGGCGACCCAACTTTGGTGGCGCGAGCGGTCCACAATCTGCTCGAGAATGCAGAGCGTCACGCCGGAGGTGTCGCGATGTTTCACGTACATCGAGACGGAAACTTCGTCGCCTTCGATGTCGAAGACGATGGACCTGGTTTCGCACCAGGGGAGGCATCGCAAGCGTTCGAACCCTTTTACAAAAACCCGAGAAATCAGGCTGCGAGCGCGCGATCTTCCGGCCTCGGCCTCGCGCTCGTGAAGCGCATCGCGGAGGCACACGGCGGTCGGGCCTTCGCAGAGAATCGCGCCCAAGGCGGCGCGCGCGTTGGGGTTCGTTTCAAATTGGTAGGGCAGTAG
- the egtB gene encoding ergothioneine biosynthesis protein EgtB, translating to MRFHDAVSTSSSLASRYRDVRQATSALAAPLGPEDCTVQSMPDVSPTKWHLAHTTWFFETFVLGRAKPARATYDARYGLLFNSYYEALGERTPRGQRGLLSRPTLQEIVAYREAIDEEMDAMLARGVDADVAAVLELGLNHEQQHQELILTDIQHVLAQNPLRPRYTPPPPASTRDTARRDRPPLTWHDEPEGLRSIGHEAGTGPGTGNDLFAFDNETPRHRLFVPAFSIASRLVTCGEYLDFIEDGGYSRPEFWLSDGWAVRTKEGWEGPLYWEKQEDGTHLTFSLHGTLAIDRGAPVAHVSMYEAYAYAAWAGARLPTEAEWEITSERCTIASGHFVGSGLLVPRPLAHRASSEKGPHQMFGDVWEWTGSAYAPYPGFRPLAGALGEYNGKFMCNQMVLRGGSCFSPASHLRRTYRNFFPPGARWQMTGIRLAKDLQT from the coding sequence ATGCGGTTTCACGACGCAGTGTCCACCTCGTCGTCCCTCGCATCACGTTACCGTGACGTGCGGCAGGCGACGTCCGCGCTCGCCGCCCCACTTGGACCGGAAGATTGCACAGTGCAATCGATGCCCGACGTGAGCCCGACGAAGTGGCACCTCGCGCACACCACGTGGTTCTTCGAGACGTTCGTCCTCGGCCGTGCGAAGCCTGCTCGCGCGACCTACGATGCGCGCTACGGGCTGCTCTTCAATTCGTACTACGAGGCGCTGGGCGAGCGGACACCACGCGGTCAGCGCGGGCTTCTCAGCCGGCCCACGCTGCAAGAGATCGTTGCCTACCGCGAGGCCATCGACGAAGAGATGGACGCGATGCTCGCGCGCGGTGTCGACGCCGACGTGGCCGCGGTGCTCGAGCTGGGACTGAATCACGAGCAGCAGCACCAAGAGCTCATTCTCACGGACATCCAGCACGTGCTCGCGCAGAACCCGCTTCGTCCGCGTTACACGCCGCCGCCGCCGGCGAGCACGCGTGATACCGCGCGTCGCGATCGCCCGCCGCTCACGTGGCATGACGAACCCGAAGGCCTGCGCTCGATCGGGCATGAAGCAGGAACGGGACCTGGGACCGGCAACGATCTTTTCGCCTTCGACAACGAAACGCCACGGCATCGTCTTTTCGTTCCCGCATTCTCCATCGCCTCGCGTCTGGTCACGTGCGGCGAGTACCTCGACTTCATCGAGGACGGCGGCTACTCGCGGCCGGAGTTCTGGCTCTCCGACGGCTGGGCTGTGCGAACGAAGGAAGGCTGGGAAGGGCCGCTGTACTGGGAGAAGCAAGAAGACGGCACGCACCTCACGTTCTCGCTCCACGGCACGCTCGCCATCGATCGCGGCGCGCCCGTGGCCCACGTCAGCATGTACGAGGCGTACGCGTACGCCGCGTGGGCCGGCGCGCGTCTGCCCACGGAGGCCGAATGGGAGATCACCTCCGAGCGCTGTACCATCGCGTCGGGCCACTTCGTCGGGTCCGGCCTTCTCGTTCCGCGCCCCCTCGCCCATCGAGCATCGAGTGAAAAAGGTCCGCATCAGATGTTCGGCGACGTCTGGGAGTGGACCGGCAGCGCCTACGCACCCTATCCAGGCTTTCGGCCGCTTGCTGGAGCGCTCGGGGAGTACAACGGCAAGTTCATGTGCAACCAAATGGTCTTGCGCGGAGGCTCATGCTTCTCGCCGGCGAGCCACTTGCGGCGCACGTACCGCAATTTCTTTCCGCCCGGCGCACGCTGGCAAATGACGGGCATCCGTCTTGCCAAAGACCTGCAGACCTGA
- a CDS encoding periplasmic heavy metal sensor has product MIGFVIGTLCLVGLVKVLRRGRYYAGPYYAFGGGCGGHHDYSGGYGGGGGGYRDPWRRDSWQFDDEPRWQRRGGFGPRFVLRGLFERLQTTPGQEKAIMQALDDLRAAGRGIREEMRGARSEVATAMRGESFDEVALGGATARVEHGIDTMRKAGIDAFAKIHGALDERQRAQLADWLERGPGFGPF; this is encoded by the coding sequence ATGATTGGTTTCGTCATTGGCACACTATGCCTCGTTGGGCTCGTAAAGGTCCTCCGTCGAGGGCGCTATTACGCCGGCCCGTATTACGCCTTCGGCGGCGGTTGCGGAGGGCATCACGATTACAGCGGCGGCTACGGCGGGGGCGGCGGCGGCTACCGCGACCCGTGGCGCCGTGATTCCTGGCAGTTCGACGACGAGCCCCGCTGGCAACGCCGCGGCGGTTTCGGCCCGCGCTTCGTCTTGCGCGGCCTTTTCGAACGCCTGCAAACGACGCCGGGGCAGGAAAAAGCCATCATGCAGGCCCTCGACGACCTGCGCGCGGCCGGCCGGGGCATCCGCGAGGAGATGCGCGGCGCCCGCTCCGAAGTGGCCACCGCCATGCGCGGTGAAAGCTTCGACGAGGTCGCGCTCGGCGGCGCCACGGCGCGGGTCGAACACGGCATCGACACCATGCGCAAAGCCGGCATCGACGCGTTTGCCAAGATCCACGGCGCACTCGACGAGCGTCAGCGCGCCCAATTGGCCGACTGGCTCGAACGCGGCCCCGGCTTTGGCCCCTTCTGA
- a CDS encoding DUF883 C-terminal domain-containing protein codes for MDLQESAYANGKAETESDEEESSLLKFASKLTPDKIAEFARDLPEIVEREVKENPYRTLGIAAGVGFGVGAIVGSKLLRTMLLATGGILASEMARGRIKRLIDDLVDEVNHESNGEKKREGF; via the coding sequence ATGGACCTGCAAGAGAGCGCGTACGCCAACGGCAAGGCTGAGACCGAGTCCGATGAGGAGGAAAGCAGTCTGCTCAAGTTCGCGAGCAAGCTCACGCCGGACAAAATCGCGGAGTTTGCGCGAGACCTTCCCGAGATCGTCGAACGCGAGGTGAAGGAAAATCCCTACCGCACGCTCGGCATCGCCGCTGGCGTCGGGTTTGGTGTCGGGGCCATCGTGGGCTCGAAGCTACTTCGCACGATGCTCCTCGCCACGGGAGGTATCCTTGCCAGTGAAATGGCGCGAGGTCGCATCAAGCGGCTGATCGACGATCTGGTGGACGAGGTGAATCATGAGTCCAACGGGGAAAAGAAACGCGAAGGCTTCTGA
- a CDS encoding GNAT family N-acetyltransferase yields MVIIRRALEEDLAGIAALAARLVRYHHDLDPLRFMNVPDAADGYRHFLRGEMRSGDTVILGALRETEAGMSVVGYTYARVEPRNWNDLLDRCGRIHDVFVAEDERRQGIARKLLAETIRHLEELGAPRIVLHTAMYNGEAQELFTSFGFRTTMLEMTRETQQRAPRRSTFPPPES; encoded by the coding sequence ATGGTCATCATCCGTCGGGCGCTCGAAGAAGACCTTGCGGGCATAGCCGCACTCGCCGCGAGGCTCGTTCGGTATCACCACGACCTCGACCCTTTGCGTTTCATGAATGTGCCGGACGCCGCCGATGGCTACCGGCACTTTCTACGTGGGGAGATGCGCTCGGGTGACACGGTCATCCTCGGCGCGCTGCGGGAGACCGAAGCGGGGATGAGCGTCGTCGGCTACACGTATGCCCGCGTCGAGCCGCGCAATTGGAACGACCTGCTCGATCGCTGTGGCCGGATCCATGACGTGTTCGTGGCCGAGGACGAGCGGCGGCAAGGCATCGCGCGCAAGCTCCTGGCGGAGACGATCCGCCACCTCGAGGAGCTGGGCGCCCCCCGCATCGTGCTGCACACCGCCATGTACAACGGCGAGGCCCAAGAGCTGTTCACGTCCTTCGGCTTCCGCACGACCATGCTGGAAATGACGCGCGAGACGCAGCAACGGGCGCCGCGCCGCAGCACCTTCCCGCCCCCCGAGTCCTGA
- a CDS encoding response regulator translates to MLVVDDEPAVRRGICRALRLDGYVVTEARSGDEAWDILTNGRLLPDVMVLDLILPNETGLQFLARLPQPLPLAVILVSGQGRIPHAVEALRLGASDFLEKPVGIDELRPAVERAVALRRSQKERSWQETVTSAVAPALPAPSGARLRKGSYQSLIDDSERHVLRSTLDLCQGNVAAAARMLHLDRGNLFRRLKRLGMR, encoded by the coding sequence GTGCTGGTGGTCGACGACGAACCTGCGGTGCGCCGTGGCATCTGCCGCGCGCTGCGGCTCGATGGGTATGTCGTCACCGAAGCGCGCAGTGGCGATGAAGCATGGGACATCCTGACCAACGGTCGGCTCTTGCCGGACGTCATGGTCCTCGACCTCATTCTACCGAATGAAACGGGCCTTCAATTCCTCGCCCGTCTTCCGCAACCGTTGCCGCTCGCCGTGATTCTCGTTTCCGGCCAAGGAAGGATTCCGCACGCCGTCGAAGCGCTCCGTCTCGGTGCGAGTGACTTCCTCGAGAAGCCCGTCGGCATCGACGAGCTTCGCCCGGCCGTCGAACGAGCGGTCGCCCTTCGTCGCTCTCAAAAGGAGCGTTCCTGGCAGGAAACGGTCACCAGCGCCGTGGCTCCCGCCCTCCCCGCGCCGAGTGGCGCGCGTTTGCGCAAAGGCTCCTACCAGTCGCTCATCGACGACTCGGAACGCCACGTGCTTCGCTCGACGCTCGATCTCTGCCAAGGCAACGTTGCCGCTGCAGCGCGCATGCTTCATCTGGACCGGGGCAACCTGTTCCGCCGCTTGAAGCGCCTTGGAATGCGCTGA
- a CDS encoding acyl-CoA desaturase → MESPAPVTEAAEDPSLSRIAWITSIPFFAVHVAAVAGVWALGWSWKGFLLAVGFYYLRMFGITAGNHRYFAHRTYKTSRVFQFVLAFIGTLSVQKGVLWWAAHHRLHHKFSDKPGDIHSRKLNGFLWSHVGWILARKYDETEWDQIRDFRAYPELVWLNRWHLVPITAFAVTLYLTLGWWGLVWGFFVSTSLLWHGTFTINSLAHWIGRRRYTTTDDSRNSLLLALITLGEGWHNNHHYYPKAVNQGFFWWEIDVTYYVLRVLSVFGIVWDLHTPPAKIRDRAPIASRAARVEG, encoded by the coding sequence ATCGAGAGTCCGGCTCCTGTCACCGAAGCTGCCGAAGATCCTTCGCTTAGCCGCATTGCCTGGATCACCAGCATTCCGTTCTTCGCCGTTCACGTGGCCGCCGTCGCGGGCGTGTGGGCGCTCGGATGGTCCTGGAAAGGGTTCTTGCTCGCCGTCGGCTTTTACTACCTGCGCATGTTCGGCATCACCGCCGGCAACCATCGCTACTTCGCGCACCGCACGTACAAGACGAGCCGTGTGTTCCAGTTCGTGCTGGCCTTCATCGGCACCTTGAGCGTGCAGAAGGGCGTGCTCTGGTGGGCGGCGCACCACCGGCTGCATCACAAATTTTCGGACAAGCCGGGCGACATCCACTCGCGCAAGCTCAATGGCTTTCTCTGGTCGCACGTGGGCTGGATCCTCGCCCGCAAGTACGACGAGACGGAGTGGGACCAAATCCGCGATTTCCGAGCCTACCCCGAGCTGGTCTGGCTGAATCGCTGGCACCTCGTGCCCATCACCGCGTTCGCCGTCACCCTGTACCTCACCTTGGGTTGGTGGGGCCTCGTCTGGGGCTTCTTCGTCTCCACGAGCTTGCTCTGGCACGGCACCTTCACGATCAATTCGCTGGCGCATTGGATCGGCCGCCGCCGCTACACCACGACGGACGACAGCCGCAACAGCCTGCTCCTCGCGCTCATCACCTTGGGCGAAGGCTGGCACAACAATCATCACTACTACCCGAAGGCCGTGAACCAGGGCTTCTTCTGGTGGGAGATCGACGTCACGTACTACGTGCTGCGCGTGCTCTCCGTGTTCGGCATCGTCTGGGATCTGCACACCCCGCCCGCCAAAATCCGCGACCGCGCGCCGATCGCGTCGCGGGCGGCCAGGGTTGAGGGTTGA
- a CDS encoding phosphotransferase family protein produces the protein MSAVKVDGAKPVRAGEELDAVKLASFLEREANIGGPIEILQFPGGHSNLTYLVRTPERELVLRRPPFGNRVKSAHDMGREFRILSKLSGVYAPAPRPVAYTEDPEVLGAPFYVMERVNGVILRRTMPSELGVDAPLMRRLCESLVDAQVALHAVDYEAAGLGDLGKPAKYIERQVTGWTKRYRDAQTDEVPEMDRVADWLAARTDEAEADDSGSVRAAVIHNDYKFDNVVLDPDDIVRVRGVLDWEMSTLGDPLMDLGTTLSYWVEAGDPDELKFLAFGPTTLPGALTRREVAERYFEKSGRKSRDLRFFLVFALFKNTGVLQQIYWRYKQGLTKDERFASFNMAVRILAQRAEHTIHQGL, from the coding sequence ATGAGCGCGGTTAAAGTCGATGGTGCAAAGCCGGTTCGTGCGGGCGAAGAGCTCGATGCGGTGAAGCTCGCGAGCTTTCTCGAGCGCGAGGCGAACATCGGAGGGCCCATCGAGATTCTGCAGTTCCCCGGCGGACACTCGAACCTCACGTACCTCGTGCGCACACCCGAGCGCGAGCTGGTGCTGCGGCGACCTCCGTTCGGCAACCGCGTGAAGAGCGCGCACGACATGGGCCGCGAGTTTCGCATTTTGTCGAAGCTGTCCGGCGTGTACGCGCCGGCGCCGCGACCGGTGGCTTACACGGAGGATCCCGAGGTGCTGGGCGCGCCCTTCTACGTGATGGAGCGCGTGAACGGGGTCATCTTGCGCCGTACCATGCCGAGCGAGCTCGGTGTCGATGCGCCGTTGATGCGAAGGCTGTGTGAATCGCTGGTGGATGCGCAGGTGGCGCTGCACGCCGTGGACTACGAGGCGGCGGGGCTCGGCGACTTGGGAAAGCCTGCAAAATACATCGAACGCCAGGTGACCGGCTGGACCAAGCGATACCGCGACGCGCAGACCGACGAGGTCCCCGAGATGGACCGCGTGGCCGATTGGCTTGCGGCGCGCACCGACGAGGCCGAGGCCGACGACTCGGGCAGCGTTCGCGCAGCGGTGATTCACAACGACTACAAGTTCGACAACGTGGTGCTCGACCCCGACGACATCGTCCGCGTGCGCGGTGTGCTCGACTGGGAGATGTCCACCTTGGGCGATCCCCTCATGGATCTCGGCACGACGCTCAGCTACTGGGTCGAGGCGGGCGATCCCGACGAGTTGAAGTTCCTCGCGTTCGGTCCGACCACGCTTCCCGGCGCGCTCACGCGGCGTGAGGTCGCCGAGCGCTACTTCGAAAAGAGCGGACGCAAATCGCGCGATCTGCGCTTCTTCCTCGTGTTCGCCTTGTTCAAGAACACGGGGGTGCTCCAGCAGATCTACTGGAGGTACAAGCAGGGTCTCACCAAGGACGAGCGTTTCGCGTCGTTCAACATGGCCGTGCGCATCCTCGCGCAGCGCGCGGAGCACACGATTCATCAAGGACTCTAA
- the egtD gene encoding L-histidine N(alpha)-methyltransferase, with amino-acid sequence MKTTSIGPFTLYDYAPTRESSFRTEVLHGLSQKKKAIPCKFFYDERGSRLFDEICELDEYYPTRTELAILRTYNREIARELGARPLLIELGSGSGNKTRLVLDYLDDPAAYVPIDIAREHLISSAALLLDAYADRGLEVLPVCADYTQDFDIPRARRPTQNLVFYFPGSTIGNLSPEEAIRFLAHLRSLARGPCALLLGADLKKDRTVLELAYNDRAGVTAAFNLNVLTHINRELGADFNLDRFRHRSFYNERDGRIEMHLVSTCSQIVRVGDVTIPFTEGESILTEHSYKFSADDMTHIATRGGFRVDRVWTDEKSLFSVQLLRSA; translated from the coding sequence ATGAAGACGACGAGCATCGGCCCGTTCACGCTCTACGACTACGCTCCGACCCGCGAAAGCTCGTTCCGTACCGAGGTTCTGCACGGCCTTTCGCAGAAGAAAAAGGCCATTCCGTGCAAGTTCTTCTACGACGAACGCGGCTCACGCCTCTTCGACGAGATCTGCGAGCTCGACGAGTACTACCCCACCCGCACCGAGCTCGCGATCCTGCGCACGTACAATCGTGAGATTGCGCGTGAACTCGGCGCGCGTCCCCTGCTCATCGAACTCGGGAGCGGAAGCGGCAACAAGACGCGCCTGGTGCTCGATTACCTCGACGACCCCGCGGCGTACGTGCCCATCGACATCGCGCGCGAGCATCTCATCTCGTCCGCGGCGCTCCTGCTCGACGCCTACGCCGATCGCGGGCTCGAAGTTCTACCCGTATGTGCAGACTACACGCAGGACTTCGACATCCCGCGCGCCCGGCGCCCGACGCAAAACCTGGTGTTCTACTTCCCCGGCTCCACCATCGGGAATCTCTCGCCGGAGGAGGCCATTCGCTTTCTCGCGCACCTTCGGTCGCTCGCGCGCGGCCCGTGCGCCTTGCTCCTCGGCGCGGATCTCAAAAAGGACCGCACCGTTTTGGAGCTCGCGTACAACGACCGCGCCGGCGTCACGGCCGCGTTCAACCTCAACGTGCTCACGCACATCAACCGCGAGCTCGGGGCCGATTTCAACCTGGACCGATTCCGCCATCGCTCCTTTTACAACGAGCGCGACGGCCGCATCGAAATGCACCTGGTGAGCACCTGCTCTCAAATCGTGCGCGTCGGCGACGTGACGATTCCGTTCACCGAGGGAGAATCCATCCTCACCGAGCACTCGTACAAATTCAGTGCCGACGATATGACGCACATCGCCACGCGCGGCGGTTTCCGGGTCGATCGCGTCTGGACCGACGAAAAGAGCCTTTTCAGCGTACAGCTTCTGCGTTCCGCGTGA
- a CDS encoding response regulator transcription factor — MPTRVLLIDDDVRLYELLASYLEQNGFTVTAVSDGPQGLAALGNGTFDAVLLDVMMPGMDGLEVLRRIREKNRIPVLMLTAKGDETDRVVGLEIGADDYVPKPFSPRELLARLRAVLRRAAPDAIDQRIRVGDIAIEVGCRQVSFGGKPVDLTGVEFDILLALARRPGRVVAREALLAEAGRGDVTVGDRTVDVHISHLRQKLGDDPKSPRLIKTVRGVGYVLAKDLV, encoded by the coding sequence ATGCCGACCCGCGTCCTACTCATCGATGACGACGTCCGCCTGTACGAGCTGCTCGCGAGCTACCTGGAGCAAAACGGCTTCACGGTGACCGCCGTTTCGGACGGTCCCCAAGGGCTCGCGGCGCTCGGCAACGGCACCTTCGACGCGGTCTTGTTGGACGTGATGATGCCGGGCATGGACGGCCTCGAGGTGCTGCGCCGCATCCGCGAAAAGAATCGCATCCCGGTGCTCATGCTCACCGCCAAGGGCGACGAGACCGACCGCGTCGTGGGGCTCGAAATCGGCGCCGACGACTACGTCCCCAAGCCGTTCAGCCCTCGAGAGCTCCTCGCCCGCCTGCGCGCCGTCCTGCGGCGCGCCGCACCGGATGCCATCGACCAGCGCATCCGCGTCGGCGACATCGCCATCGAGGTCGGCTGCCGGCAGGTTTCCTTCGGCGGCAAACCCGTCGACCTCACCGGCGTCGAGTTCGACATTTTGCTCGCCCTCGCGCGCAGGCCCGGACGCGTCGTCGCCCGCGAAGCCTTGCTCGCCGAGGCGGGCCGCGGCGACGTCACCGTGGGCGACCGCACCGTCGACGTGCACATCTCGCATCTTCGGCAGAAACTCGGGGACGATCCCAAATCGCCGCGCCTCATCAAAACGGTGCGCGGCGTCGGTTACGTTCTCGCGAAGGATCTCGTGTGA